Below is a window of Humulus lupulus chromosome 2, drHumLupu1.1, whole genome shotgun sequence DNA.
GAGCTCGGCGGCGGAGTTCCCTGCCCAGGGGAGGAGAAGCGTGTAGACAAAGCAACAGTAGGGTCGGCCGTCGTTTTGCCCCGAAACGACGAGATCGGTTATGGATTGAGACCCGCAACGCTTCACCTCCGACGAGTAGTGTTTCATGTCGCCTCCGCGCTTGAACCCGTCGTCGTATCCGTCTACAGAATACGGTGCAAAAGTTATGGCCGATCCGTACGGTGTACCAGGTTCCGGTTCCGAACCCGAGCCCTTTGCCATGCGGCGGTAGGCGGAGAGGGGTAAGACGAAGGTGACGTCGGCGCCGATGCTGGCGAGACGCTTTGCAAATTGTAGAGCTGGGTTTATGTGGCCTTGAGCTGGGTATGTCATAACCATGAAGCGCGGCCTATCCATTGTAAGAGACGGCGGCGCGTGGGGTTATATTGCTTTGAAAAGACGAACGATGTCGTTTGATCAAGAATTGAAAGCAGTGGGCGTTGGTGAGTGAACAAAGTAAATGTCTCTGGTATTTAAGGAAAGAATAGTGACGTTTGAGCTGACGAAGTAGGATATACTTGGGAAACTACCAAGTCATTATTAGGGATTTTTCCcatattattaaataatatatactaCTTAAGTACCAAATTATTTGTTAATAATACGTAGTACTTAAGTACTAAATTATTTGTTTGAAGTCGAAAGGATTTTTCGtcaatattttgttaaaattatttattttgttgctAATTACACCACTTGATGtcaaatttatttataattttggtacttttgttgtaaatatttcataactttaatatttttgccgcatatatttattaaattaggtACTTTTActacaaatatttattaaattaggtactttcaccacaaatatttatttaatttgatacTTTCATCAACATGTCACAAACACACTTAATGATTGAAACTGACGGCTGCAACAAAATATGGACGAAAGGTACTTTCCCCGGTAAAAAAATAACTTGGATACTTAAGTGCACAAACATAATAATTTAAGTATTTTTCCCGCAAATAtaccttattattattatgctaTTTACTTAGAATTTTATCTTATATTATTGGACAATTCTTTCATAAGATCATAGAAAATACTCCTAATATAGGGGCGTTTTTTATTTATGGTATTGGGAcaaattaaaaccaattttttttatgatcttaTATTTTATAGTTATAGCAGACATCCCactaatttttaagaaattttgaataatttacaatgcccaAATCAGAGTTTAATCAACCAATTGTACTCGTGACTAAGTTTTTTTATAAGTGTAAAAAACAGACTGTTTGAATACTCATTtgagcactgtaaattattctgaattttttaaaaattaataagatAACTGCTATATAACTATAATCATGAAGAAAcaattgagttataatttttccaaatataaaaaatagaaaatgatCCTACAATAAGAGTATTTTCTATCTCCCTAGTGTATAATTAtcctatattattaattaaaaatacttTGCAAAAAGTGGATCTTAggtttatataatattatttttttctacTCTTAAATTTGCATTGGGCATGCAACTCACAGTTGGTACTATAATATATTGTAAGAGCTTAactaaataacaataatattattgGTATTTTTAAATGGTTTGATCTCAACTATGTTTGACATTTGTCTTCTGTTTACTCATTATAAAAAATTTAACATCTTATGTGTTGtttgtatttaaaaattaaatattaaaataattcaatttaaaTAAGTTATATGATGTCACCTCATTATGTGGCTCATTGTGTAAACCTTAACAAAGTTTTCAAACTTATTACTctctcaaataaaaaaatatgtatgtGAAATCTCTTCCATCTATTAttgttttttcttaaaatatgatttaaaacaACTAACCAAACAACAATTATGAAATTTTGATTAAAATGTGGTGCAAATCAAGCCTGTTTTCGTATTTTTATCTTTTCAGATTTGTGTTGAAATAAGCCTCTAAAATTCATCATAATAATTTATAGTATGAATGTATGATATATTTGGGCAACAATGTATCTTATGTTTTAAAAAGTGTGTCAAATTTAGCATATGTTAAAAGTTGTACaaaatttgacacaaaatataGCATGGACCAAATTTTAGACATCAATAAATGCTACTTTTATATTTATACTACATTGctactaattattataatttaatagcTGACAATTAATGACCAACCATACatcattttttatttacttttcttaataacaatttttttggagtacataatttggatgataaagaataataaaaaaaattgatttttgtatgttctcaatacatgttaaattaattattaacgtttttgtgttaatttgcatcttgtgcattggagaacaattacaaatattgagccaaatataacattaacttatttttttgtgctaaatttggcacaaaatttaCAATATTACGTTGGAGATGGTCTtaatattttacttttacttaatattaaaaaaaattgcattTTGGCAcccattaatttatttttagcaTTTGGCAGATGCTGCAATGTCGAGACAACACAATATAGCCATAAAAAAAATGCTAGAAACATAATTTGAAAGTAGAATAGCCCAAatgaacaacaacaaaaaaagccCCTCTAGAATAGTATATTAACTTCATTCTCTCTCATTTGTTGTCCTCTTTCACTCTAACTCACCAAAATAAATAGAGTTTTGCTATTTGAGATTTAATTTGTTTAACACCACCACAAGAGGTAACATCATATAATTGATTAGTAATACcccataataattattaaattaatttgtgTGGGACCCGATATTAAATTTCAACATTAACAGTATAACATCTCTATAACAAGAATTTTCGTGAGCATTTTAGGAAATGAGTCttgaaaataatgaaaaaaattatgttgTCCCCATTATACTGTCTTATCTCTGTCCCACCAACTAATTTAAGATATTTCATCTAATttaattaactattaataaaattatttgacAACGTTAAAATGAATTAATAGagctttcaattctctcaaataaaaataataataatatcaatttatttttaaaagaaaattaatttcaatttaaatataataatattcatcggttaaatataaaattagttgaaaatccttattaaaatttaattacaattaattaaaagTCCTCTTTTTTTGTGACATTTGTTAAAAACCCTTATTAaaatttaatctcaattaattaaaaGTCTAATTTTGTTGGTAATCAGTCTAGTTAAacgacaaaaaaaattaaaatattttttaaaataaaaaaccacaTTAATATTATTGCTCTCAACGTTAAAGGAAATAAAATACATAACATTTCTTTATAAAAGTTAAAATCATAAGTTATTTCCAACATAACATAACTGtgattttttctttcaaaacaaaaaaaaggttAAAATTATGAGATATTAatgttaaatttaaattaaaaaaatacaatattgGTTCCATTTAAATTAGGGGAATATCAATTCTTATTCAAATAAAGATTATACaatcaaattttcatttttttccttctcctATTATTTTGCATAAGAAAACACTCTTTCTTCGCTTCTATTTTATTGCAGAAGAATACATGTAAGTGTCATTTTTTAAATAGTTATGTTATGTTGGTATTGACTTATGATAAGATTTTAACTTTTATAAAGAAATGCTAGTTGAGAGCAATAATGTTAATGtggttttctattttatttttaattccaaaaatattttaattttttttagtcatTTAACGTGACTGattacaaaaaaaacaaaaatagacttttaattaattgagattaaatttTAATAAGGGTTTTTGACAAATGTCACCAAAAAATAAGACttttaattaattgagattaaattttaataaggatttttaattaatttatatttaaccgATGGATATTATTGCTAAATTTAAATTgagattatttttcttttaaaaataaattgatattattatttttttttattgtcgaGAGAATTTAGCATTAATTGAGGAGAGATAAATAAaagcttcattaatttattttaatgttgtcaaataattttattaataattaattaaattagatGATGTGTCTTAAATTAGTTAGTAGGACAAGATGAGAGAATATATCGGGGACAACTGATTTTTTTTTCGAAAATAACACCTACCACCACACTATACTTAACAAACGTGGCAAAATTATAAATTTCATTAATCTtgagaataaatatatatatatatatatataccacctACCTTCAGGCTTTACATCTTATCCAATATCAAAATCATCAACATTTAACAAGTACCCAAAGAATCTTAAAACTTTATGATTGAGAAATTTTTACTTCGATAGTAAGTGAATTGCTGAAAGATATTATTGGTACCTAACTTAAAAGGATATGATATATTATTATTGGTGCAATAAAATATTGAGTCTCACATGTACatatttgaattattatatattatagagTATTGCTAACCAACTAAGTGTCATCTCATATGGTGTTGGGCATTGTAAAGTGTCAAATAAGCAAAACTAGTGTAGTatataatttgagatatattaagaaaaattataataatttgcAACATTTTCAAAGAAAGGATATCAAATATAGTTTTCATATCAAAATGAGTATTGTTATTTGACATTTTAAGGTGTTCAACACAGCATGAGGTAACACCATGTGATTGATTAGCGATACctcataaaatttattaaattcaaataatagtGAGACTCGATATTATACTGCACCATATGTCAACTACCCGCCTTTTTCGGTGTTATAAGCTGAGTTGGACTGACTTATATTCAAAAGAAAAGATAATGACCTGGTCATACTCAATAAAAGTTGAACACTTGGCATAGTTATATATTGAGGATGAGCAGAACTGCTCAAAATTGAAAGGTTTTTTACTTTAAAACTCCTTCGACTATTTTGGTCCCAAGAAACTGGTTTGACTAGCTTGAAAGAATTGTAACTTATCTTTGAGGATTTATACACCAACTCCAAGCAGTCTGAATATAATCTTAAGAAACGAAACGAAactaaacaaattcaaataattgaAATGGAATTAAAACACACAAAAGCATTGCTAATTAGATTAATTTTGTTTCAAACTTGAGTTCCCTGAATCATCTCCGCCACAAGAGCCTTGATATTTTTGTCCGAAGAGCCACCTTCCTTGGGAGCCTCCCTAGCCAAATCCTTCCATTTCTTTGCATTTCTTCTTATTTCCACCCCATTTTCCTCACCATTTTCTCCCATGACCAACTCCAAACATCTCTTGATCTCGTCACTTGGAACGATTTCATTCTTATTGCTCTTCACTCTCACTCCTGTTTTCCACACATCCCCAATCAGCTTAGCGCTAGTCCATTGATCCGACCGCCTCGGGATCGCCACCACCGGAACCCCCGACGCCAAGGTCTCCAGCGTCGAGTTCCAACCACAATGACTCACAAAACACCCAATTGACTCATTACACAAAACCtctacttgagaactccatggcaCTATCATTCCAAGCTTATCCAACTCTTCTCTGCAACTCAGTTCACCATCATCATCACCTTTCTCGTCGTTCTGAGTCCTTTCTCTAATGACCCACAAGAAAGGACGACCGAAATCCAACAACCCTTTGGCTATTTCCTCCAACTGTTGCTTTGGAGGTAACCAAAGAGTCCCAAACGACACGTAAACCACCGTCGCTTTAGGCTTCGAGTTCAGCCAGTCGATGTACTTGTCCTTGGACTTGTTTTCAAAAGGTGATTTATCATCCAAAAAGACCAACGGAATCAACGGTCCAACTCCGATCAAACTCAGACCAGGAACAGCTCTCAAAGCCTCAGTCTCCAACTTGTCGAAACTGTTGACAAGTATTCTCCTCTGATTTCTAGTCTCGATCATCTCGAACTCTTCTTCAAAGGAACGTAGAGCTACGTAATAAGTATCTTCGGGATCCATAATCGACGGCAAATCACGGCGAGTCAGCTCCAACGACAATCCAGGCAATGTCGTTTTCGAAGAGTTGTAGTCACCCTTGGCACAAAGCTCCCTAATGATATCACCACTACCGTAGAAGTAGTGATAGTAAATGGCGAAGACCATCGCCGGCTGAATCCACAACATGGCCGACGGGAGGCGGAGCTTGTCGGCGGTGACCCCCGCCCACGGGAGGAGAAGTGTGTAGACCAATAAACTGTAGGGACGTCCGTCGTCTCGGGCCGAAACGACGAGATCGGTTATGGCTTGCGTGCCGCAACGCGCCGTCTCGGAGATAAGGTTTTGGACGGTCTTTTGAGAGCCCATGCCGAAAGTGTCGTCGAAACCGTCGACGGAGAATGGCGCGAAGGATATGAGCGACCCATTTGCGGTTTCGATGTCTTTCATCGCCTCGTCGGATCCCTTCGACATGTGGCGGTAGGCCGAGAGTTGGATGGCGAAGGTGATGTCTGCCTCGGTGGCTGCGGCGAGTCGCTTGGCGAATTGTAGGGTTGGGTTGATGTGTCCCATTGCTGGGTACGTTATTAGCATGAACCGTGGCCGTGCCAtcgctatatatatatatatataagttcttCTGCAGTtatactattatatatatatatcactatatatatgtatgcatgtGTATATAgtgacaaaataaaaaatattgataaagtagattaaaaaaaaaaagttggccAAGTTGAAAAATCCAGAGAGATTTGTCCAAACAATGAAACTCACTCAGAAGTAAAAATAAAATCAAGTTAATCATTGGAGACCAGTatgaacacacacacacatatatatatatatattgaagagTGAGAAAGATGATGACCTGATGATGATGATGCAGAACGAAAGAAAGAGAGTGGCGGCTAGGGTTTATGTGAAGAAAAACTTGTAACACATgtctatactatatatatatgtatatatatatagtcacaGAATATGAAAATAAGTCTTTCATAACGTTTTATTATTACCTTATATACAAGCCAACTTGAACCACAAAATctcttgacgtggatgaatagtGTGAGCGGAATGTTTTTTCCATATATGGTCATTTCTGATACTGATGATCAAAGACTACAGTTACCAGATAGTTTGGTCGTCAAAACCACCTtactattttaaataatattggCTTTAGACCATCGTTTGAAATTTTTAGACAGCCCGTCTTCAAAAAGTTTAGATAATTGGCCGAAATTTTTAGACaacaaattaaaattttgatagaagtaattatttaaatcatttccAAGATAGACAGGAAGTCGAAATTTTTTATATGGTTCGTAAAAAAATTCAGATAATTAACCGAAATTTTTAGACAATAAATTGAAATTTTGataaatgtaattaaaaataataattaccaAAACTAGAATTAATACAAAATAACTTGAAGAGAGTCCATTCTCACCAATTAGTGTACCTGATATTTGTGTCCTAGATGGTCTTGTAATAAATTTGGAAGTTTCTATCAGAAAGACCaactaggatatatatatatatatatttatattgtcaAATTCTTGGTGTCATAGATGAGTTTCACGTTGTAAGCGATAGTGTTATATATTGCTGagcttttttataaaaaaataataataataataataataataaaaaacagGAGTTCATCCCAATTGAATTTAGTCAAACTAAttagttcaaattttaattatatttatttatagaatttattaattatttttattaaatttatattaatgtgatataaatatattattttaattaaataatttatttatttttgtttaaatttatatttgttctagtttttgaatttgggagtgacaataataaattatatattatatgtttaatgtaatattaaatattatacgtggattttaaatttaaatttcttgctagtttttttttttaaaaaaattgttactaaattatattatatatttaataagatattattttaataagtaaatttaagtttaattaaattttatttaagttataaaatatatgattttattttttttaaataattatcattgtaaaatatctaaaaaattaatatcttatttcaatttgtttaattatttattatttttaatgatttatttttaataattttttaattatttattatttttagataattatcattgtaaaatatctcaaaaatattttattttgatttgtttaattatttattattttaaaataattattattgtaaaatatctcaaaaatatcatattttaaaaattttaattattttatttaaatttaagtgtttacaaattactgttaaatataataatattttgttaaagttaacattaaaaaaccgttaaaatcaataatttttgttatctacacacttattatatagaaaagatataaaattttcttttcttttattattatggaTTTATTGCCAATCAAAAATAATTTTGGTAAATTTTCTTTGCTTTGTCTGTACGTACAGCCTCCCTTTGTAGCACCCAAGAAATTAATTAATTCAGAATCTATATAACCTAATTTTGGTAAAAATTGGTTTTCTTCTTAAAAACGTATTACCAAGCATTTTTCAGGTTCATGGAACTTCATGTGGATTTATGCTATTTCTTAAATATATAATAcactaattaatatttaagatattcattatatatgtatatatgcaaAATTATGGAAACAATTCGTTTAGttgaatagaaaaaaataattaaattaataatactaAAATTAAGTTGTAGATAAACTTTAAAATATAGgtaataaaaataaagagataaggATAAGAATAGGTAAAGATAATTAGGATGATGAGAATAAGGAATGTGTAAAATTTACAATTATAACAGGTAATAaaaatgagaattaattattttttggattgtatcaaaaaaaaaaaagtataagaaatagaaaataatattttttatataggtgtgagaaaaaataaaaatatgtgaatttatgtaaATGCATAACATCTTTTCTGGATTTATAtatctttatatttttttaaataaattattaaaattataacaAACACATTAATTGTTTttatcattttattatatatgctTGAAGATTAAGAGCATGGGGcttttttattctattatttaaaatatacataaaaaattcactttttctattatttattaattttttataattcatCAAACATGcattaatttctttattttttcatatcattaaaataatatatttttaatcttttttattcatttcaaatataaAGGGACGAGGGAGGGAGAAGAGATGTTGATCCctaaagagggtgttttaatatttaaactcggaAGGGCACGAATcatttcggaatataatgttcatgtaagtatgaggtcgaacccatgggagttgactaacatcaaaagaaactatttcaaacaaagcaataatattctaacctagttctaaatatttgatgagattttgttttagaaaaataaaagacaagtaataaaaatatttaagattaaatagaaaaattattttcaaatgatatataaaaaataagattattaagatgttagaatccacaaa
It encodes the following:
- the LOC133815720 gene encoding phloretin 4'-O-glucosyltransferase-like, whose translation is MARPRFMLITYPAMGHINPTLQFAKRLAAATEADITFAIQLSAYRHMSKGSDEAMKDIETANGSLISFAPFSVDGFDDTFGMGSQKTVQNLISETARCGTQAITDLVVSARDDGRPYSLLVYTLLLPWAGVTADKLRLPSAMLWIQPAMVFAIYYHYFYGSGDIIRELCAKGDYNSSKTTLPGLSLELTRRDLPSIMDPEDTYYVALRSFEEEFEMIETRNQRRILVNSFDKLETEALRAVPGLSLIGVGPLIPLVFLDDKSPFENKSKDKYIDWLNSKPKATVVYVSFGTLWLPPKQQLEEIAKGLLDFGRPFLWVIRERTQNDEKGDDDGELSCREELDKLGMIVPWSSQVEVLCNESIGCFVSHCGWNSTLETLASGVPVVAIPRRSDQWTSAKLIGDVWKTGVRVKSNKNEIVPSDEIKRCLELVMGENGEENGVEIRRNAKKWKDLAREAPKEGGSSDKNIKALVAEMIQGTQV